The following proteins come from a genomic window of Salvia hispanica cultivar TCC Black 2014 chromosome 4, UniMelb_Shisp_WGS_1.0, whole genome shotgun sequence:
- the LOC125185562 gene encoding uncharacterized protein LOC125185562 produces the protein MEAQSSREPDPPTPTARARSRPDPFLITCRCFSVITALAGVLCIAVNILSAVHSFSNGSDIFDGIFRCYTVVIASFVVVAETEWEFIMKFSKVLEYWAGRGMLQIFVAVMTRAYPEYLRDREELFLLQSISSYILLACGVVYIISGMFCIGMVKRARQKKEVSREQAIKDLGELERRREELEALLVPGEA, from the exons ATGGAGGCGCAGAGTTCGCGGGAGCCCGACCCGCCCACCCCCACCGCCCGGGCCCGTTCGAGGCCCGATCCCTTCCTGATCACCTGCCGATGCTTCAGCGTCATCACTGCTCTTGCCGGCGTCCTCTGCATCGCCGTCAACATCCTCTCCGCCGTCCACTCTTTCAGCAACGGATCTgat ATTTTCGACGGGATATTCCGGTGTTACACGGTGGTAATTGCCTCGTTTGTGGTGGTCGCCGAGACTGAGTGGGAATTCATCATGAAATTCTCCAAG GTTTTGGAATATTGGGCAGGCAGAGGAATGCTGCAAATCTT TGTTGCAGTTATGACCCGAGCTTACCCCGAGTACTTAAGGGATCGTGAAGagctttttcttcttcagaGCATTTCTAGCTACATACTTCTTGCATGTGGTGTGGTTTACATTATATCA GGAATGTTCTGCATTGGCATGGTGAAACGTGCTCGCCAGAAAAAAGAAGTTTCGAGGGAGCAAGCAATAAAGGATCTTGGG GAGCTTGAGCGGCGTCGAGAAGAACTTGAGGCATTGTTGGTCCCTGGCGAAGCTTGA
- the LOC125218318 gene encoding beta-ureidopropionase-like — MEAKIAAENGKTAIGEDGSVAGFDSLHRLLQSSLPPHLFQEASRLLIGLNCGKTLDSVALPEPAKSLSVNHDFDLQAFSFRADKESLREPRRVRVGLIQNSIALPTTEPFLDQKRGIFEKLTPIIEAAGTSGVNILCLQEAWTMPFAFCTREKKWCEFAEPVDGESTKFLQEFARRYNMVIVSPILERDVNHGETLWNTAVIIGNHGNIIGKHRKNHIPRVGDFNESTYYMEGNTGHPVFETAYGKIAVNICYGRHHPLNWLAFGLNGAEIVFNPSATVGKLSEPMWPVEARNAAIANSYFVCSINRVGTEHFPNPFTSGDGKPQHADFGHFYGSSYVSAPDSSCTPSLSRYRDGLLISDMDLNLCRQLKDKWGFRMTARYEIYADLLAHYVKPDFEPQVIADPLLHKKAV; from the exons ATGGAGGCCAAAATCGCTGCAGAAAACGGCAAAACTGCAATCGGAGAAGACGGTTCCGTCGCCGGCTTCGATTCCCTGCACCGCCTCCTCCAATCTTCCCTTCCTCCCCACCTTTTCCAG GAAGCTAGCCGATTGCTTATTGGGCTAAACTGTGGGAAAACGCTTGATTCTGTTGCTCTTCCCGAGCCTGCCAAATCTCTTTCTGTAAACCATGATTTTGATCTTCAG GCGTTTTCGTTTCGTGCTGATAAGGAATCATTGAGAGAGCCTCGCCGTGTGAGGGTGGGCCTGATTCAGAATTCTATAGCTCTTCCAACTACAGAACCGTTCCTTGATCAGAAACGAGGCATCTTTGAGAAATTGACACCGATCATTGAAGCCGCAGGCACTTCTGGAGTCAACATACTATGTTTGCAG GAGGCATGGACGATGCCATTTGCATTCTGCACTCGCGAGAAGAAATGGTGTGAGTTTGCAGAGCCGGTAGATGGAGAGTCGACAAAATTTCTTCAGGAGTTTGCTCGGAGGTACAACATGGTTATAGTGAGCCCTATCCTTGAAAGGGACGTGAACCACGGGGAGACGCTTTGGAACACTGCTGTGATAATTGGAAATCATGGCAACATAATCGGGAAGCACAGAAAG AATCATATACCTAGAGTTGGGGACTTCAACGAAAGCACGTACTATATGGAAGGGAACACCGGGCATCCTGTGTTTGAGACGGCTTATGGAAAGATTGCTGTCAATATATGTTATGGGAGGCATCATCCTCTTAACTGGTTAGCTTTCGGGTTAAATGGTGCCGAGATAGTTTTTAACCCATCAGCAACTGTGGGTAAACTCAGCGAACCAATGTGGCCCGTTGAG GCACGTAATGCAGCCATAGCGAATAGTTACTTTGTGTGTTCGATCAATCGTGTTGGCACTGAGCATTTCCCAAATCCATTCACCTCAGGGGATGGGAAGCCACAGCATGCAGATTTCGGGCATTTCTATGGCTCCAGCTATGTTTCAGCGCCCGACTCCTCGTGCACGCCATCTCTGTCCCGGTACAGGGATGGCTTGCTGATATCGGACATGGATCTTAACCTCTGCCGGCAACTAAAGGACAAGTGGGGATTTCGCATGACTGCCCGGTACGAGATCTATGCAGATTTGCTTGCTCATTACGTGAAGCCCGATTTCGAACCCCAGGTCATTGCTGATCCACTGTTGCATAAGAAAGCAGTTTAA
- the LOC125221916 gene encoding protein EXECUTER 1, chloroplastic isoform X2 yields the protein MASICPPTFPSPRTDPIHRDLNFFQWRFNSSTLRKKLQSGVSLSRVPESPFCCRCNDRGSGGGDGSDSGAEDAWRWDFGIQETVRNAIKRFDGYLSSLRDQRADGTLVVAEKWGDGEEEWDWERWRKHFVEVDEQERIVSILKSQLAAAIQREDYGEAARIKVAIAAAARSDTVGRVMSHLKKSVEEERYGDAALIRDHAGAGLVGWWAGTSDDTNDPYGRIIHISAEYGRYIARSYSPRQLATASVGAPVFEVYLRDNKEGDYKQQAVYLKRKGTTEDVYVPSFKSSGGSRSLDSLDARDNKSKLFERSSEDTEDARLEKKGRMTFTFTVEEDVNELQPGGDGQSAKNKRSKLPGQRSIDNLMLDFVKSIGKGKIPMKVLRDVGELINLTLNQARNSQPLSGSTTFSRIDVSSSSDPLNGLYIGAHGLYSSEVIHMRRRFGQWNEDGNTKKPSKIEFYEYVEAVKLTGDAYVPAGQVAFRAKVGKKYQLPHKGIIPEEFGVIARYRGQGRLAESGFQNPRWVDGELVILDGKYIKGGPVVGFVYWAPEYHFLVFFNRLRLMD from the exons ATGGCGTCGATATGCCCGCCGACGTTCCCGTCGCCGCGCACGGATCCTATTCATCGGGatttgaacttttttcaaTGGAGATTCAACTCCTCCACGCTCAGGAAAAAATTGCAATCGGGAGTTTCTCTGTCTAGGGTTCCCGAATCCCCTTTCTGCTGCCGTTGCAACGATAGGGGAAGTGGCGGCGGGGATGGCTCCGATTCAGGCGCTGAGGACGCGTGGCGGTGGGACTTTGGTATTCAGGAGACTGTTAGAAATGCGATTAAGCGTTTTGATGGTTACTTGAGCTCGTTGAGGGATCAAAGGGCGGATGGGACGCTGGTTGTGGCGGAGAAGTGGGGGGATGGAGAGGAGGAGTGGGATTGGGAGAGGTGGAGGAAACATTTCGTCGAGGTTGATGAGCAGGAGCGCATTGTGTCGATTTTGAag TCTCAGTTAGCTGCTGCAATTCAAAGGGAGGATTATGGAGAGGCTGCTAGGATAAAGGTGGCAATTGCAGCTGCTGCTAGGAGCGACACTGTTGGCCGGGTGATGTCCCATCTAAAG AAATCTGTGGAGGAAGAGCGATATGGAGATGCAGCTCTTATACGTGATCATGCAGGGGCTGGTTTG GTTGGATGGTGGGCTGGAACTTCAGATGATACTAATGATCCTTATGGTCGCATTATACATATAAGCGCTGAGTATGGAAGATACATTGCTAGAAGTTATAGTCCTAG GCAGTTGGCAACAGCTTCGGTCGGTGCTCCCGTGTTTGAAGTGTACCTAAGAGACAATAAAGAAGGTGATTATAAGCAGCAG GCTGTTTACTTAAAGCGCAAAGGAACTACGGAAGATGTTTACGTTCCATCCTTCAAGTCATCAGGGGGTTCCAGGAGCCTGGACTCTCTTGATGCAAGAGATAACAAAAGCAAGCTATTCGAAAGAAGTTCTGAAGATACAGAAGATG CAAGGCTAGAGAAAAAGGGTCGGATGACATTTACATTTACAGTGGAGGAAGATGTTAATGAGCTCCAACCTGGTGGAGATGGACAGTCtgcaaaaaacaaaagatcTAAACTGCCAGGCCAGCGTAGCATCGACAATCTTATGCTTGATTTCGTTAAATCCATTGGCAAAGGGAAGATTCCCATGAAG GTTCTTCGAGATGTAGGTGAACTAATAAACCTTACACTCAATCAAGCTCGAAACAGTCAGCCACTCTCTGGGTCCACCACATTTAGTCGCATTGATGTTTCTTCGTCTTCAGATCCACTAAATG GTTTATACATTGGTGCGCATGGGCTCTACAGTTCAGAAGTTATTCATATGAGACGGAGATTTGGCCAGTGGAATGAGGATGGGAACACAAAGAAACCTtcgaaaattgaattttatgagTATGTTGAAGCTGTTAAATTAACTGGAGATGCTTATGTTCCAGCTGGCCAG GTTGCGTTTCGTGCAAAAGTAGGGAAAAAGTATCAGCTTCCTCATAAAGGGATTATCCCTGAAGAATTTGGGGTG ATTGCTCGATATAGAGGTCAAGGAAGGTTGGCCGAGTCTGGATTTCAGAATCCTCGATGGGTTGATGGTGAACTTGTTATATTGGATGGAAAG TATATCAAAGGAGGCCCCGTTGTTGGTTTTGTTTACTGGGCTCCTGAATACCACTTCTTGGTATTCTTCAATCGACTCAGGCTGATGGATTGA
- the LOC125221916 gene encoding protein EXECUTER 1, chloroplastic isoform X1 produces the protein MASICPPTFPSPRTDPIHRDLNFFQWRFNSSTLRKKLQSGVSLSRVPESPFCCRCNDRGSGGGDGSDSGAEDAWRWDFGIQETVRNAIKRFDGYLSSLRDQRADGTLVVAEKWGDGEEEWDWERWRKHFVEVDEQERIVSILKSQLAAAIQREDYGEAARIKVAIAAAARSDTVGRVMSHLKKSVEEERYGDAALIRDHAGAGLVGWWAGTSDDTNDPYGRIIHISAEYGRYIARSYSPRQLATASVGAPVFEVYLRDNKEGDYKQQAVYLKRKGTTEDVYVPSFKSSGGSRSLDSLDARDNKSKLFERSSEDTEDGEDRDDDIGFDNILQDMIPGVKVKVVKVTAPEKVDRDIISKVIEQIIDEEDEEKDYDIENVDVDTEIKSENEDEHSDTDIKNENDDEHSDTDLDSGSDIADEDDQHQISLQVVVGDGFLQKLSRGAHAKDLLRVPARLEKKGRMTFTFTVEEDVNELQPGGDGQSAKNKRSKLPGQRSIDNLMLDFVKSIGKGKIPMKVLRDVGELINLTLNQARNSQPLSGSTTFSRIDVSSSSDPLNGLYIGAHGLYSSEVIHMRRRFGQWNEDGNTKKPSKIEFYEYVEAVKLTGDAYVPAGQVAFRAKVGKKYQLPHKGIIPEEFGVIARYRGQGRLAESGFQNPRWVDGELVILDGKYIKGGPVVGFVYWAPEYHFLVFFNRLRLMD, from the exons ATGGCGTCGATATGCCCGCCGACGTTCCCGTCGCCGCGCACGGATCCTATTCATCGGGatttgaacttttttcaaTGGAGATTCAACTCCTCCACGCTCAGGAAAAAATTGCAATCGGGAGTTTCTCTGTCTAGGGTTCCCGAATCCCCTTTCTGCTGCCGTTGCAACGATAGGGGAAGTGGCGGCGGGGATGGCTCCGATTCAGGCGCTGAGGACGCGTGGCGGTGGGACTTTGGTATTCAGGAGACTGTTAGAAATGCGATTAAGCGTTTTGATGGTTACTTGAGCTCGTTGAGGGATCAAAGGGCGGATGGGACGCTGGTTGTGGCGGAGAAGTGGGGGGATGGAGAGGAGGAGTGGGATTGGGAGAGGTGGAGGAAACATTTCGTCGAGGTTGATGAGCAGGAGCGCATTGTGTCGATTTTGAag TCTCAGTTAGCTGCTGCAATTCAAAGGGAGGATTATGGAGAGGCTGCTAGGATAAAGGTGGCAATTGCAGCTGCTGCTAGGAGCGACACTGTTGGCCGGGTGATGTCCCATCTAAAG AAATCTGTGGAGGAAGAGCGATATGGAGATGCAGCTCTTATACGTGATCATGCAGGGGCTGGTTTG GTTGGATGGTGGGCTGGAACTTCAGATGATACTAATGATCCTTATGGTCGCATTATACATATAAGCGCTGAGTATGGAAGATACATTGCTAGAAGTTATAGTCCTAG GCAGTTGGCAACAGCTTCGGTCGGTGCTCCCGTGTTTGAAGTGTACCTAAGAGACAATAAAGAAGGTGATTATAAGCAGCAG GCTGTTTACTTAAAGCGCAAAGGAACTACGGAAGATGTTTACGTTCCATCCTTCAAGTCATCAGGGGGTTCCAGGAGCCTGGACTCTCTTGATGCAAGAGATAACAAAAGCAAGCTATTCGAAAGAAGTTCTGAAGATACAGAAGATGGTGAGGATAGGGATGATGATATTGGTTTTGATAATATCCTGCAAGACATGATTCCTGGTGTGAAAGTCAAGGTTGTGAAAGTAACAGCACCGGAGAAGGTCGACAGGGATATAATATCTAAGGTGATCGAACAAATAatagatgaagaagatgaagaaaaggaCTATGACATAGAAAATGTGGATGTTGACACTGAgattaaaagtgaaaatgagGATGAGCACAGTGACActgatattaaaaatgaaaatgatgatgAGCACAGTGACACTGATCTGGATTCTGGCAGCGATATAGCTGACGAAGATGACCAACATCAAATTTCACTTCAGGTCGTTGTTGGTGATGGTTTTCTCCAGAAATTGTCTCGTGGTGCCCATGCTAAAGACTTGCTTCGTGTTCCAGCAAGGCTAGAGAAAAAGGGTCGGATGACATTTACATTTACAGTGGAGGAAGATGTTAATGAGCTCCAACCTGGTGGAGATGGACAGTCtgcaaaaaacaaaagatcTAAACTGCCAGGCCAGCGTAGCATCGACAATCTTATGCTTGATTTCGTTAAATCCATTGGCAAAGGGAAGATTCCCATGAAG GTTCTTCGAGATGTAGGTGAACTAATAAACCTTACACTCAATCAAGCTCGAAACAGTCAGCCACTCTCTGGGTCCACCACATTTAGTCGCATTGATGTTTCTTCGTCTTCAGATCCACTAAATG GTTTATACATTGGTGCGCATGGGCTCTACAGTTCAGAAGTTATTCATATGAGACGGAGATTTGGCCAGTGGAATGAGGATGGGAACACAAAGAAACCTtcgaaaattgaattttatgagTATGTTGAAGCTGTTAAATTAACTGGAGATGCTTATGTTCCAGCTGGCCAG GTTGCGTTTCGTGCAAAAGTAGGGAAAAAGTATCAGCTTCCTCATAAAGGGATTATCCCTGAAGAATTTGGGGTG ATTGCTCGATATAGAGGTCAAGGAAGGTTGGCCGAGTCTGGATTTCAGAATCCTCGATGGGTTGATGGTGAACTTGTTATATTGGATGGAAAG TATATCAAAGGAGGCCCCGTTGTTGGTTTTGTTTACTGGGCTCCTGAATACCACTTCTTGGTATTCTTCAATCGACTCAGGCTGATGGATTGA